One genomic window of Biomphalaria glabrata chromosome 9, xgBioGlab47.1, whole genome shotgun sequence includes the following:
- the LOC106053526 gene encoding uncharacterized protein LOC106053526: MADTNNTSVYINGDWINESASYFISVIVLQLSIKVPARVFGMVTNIMALVTFCRSGLSDGISVCFMALTLSDKLCLLSNLLASILGYLDLEVRVKPYIDLYYVSYIFPFYGLLFYNISTSITVFLAIQKCCCISLPWNFKSYFSKRRCVAAVCCIYLSGFILYVPFTATAFPFVEAFDLTTNSTRLTFAWSAVYLQDVFPVLKAINYISIPFIAEILVLISTVVLATKLKESVKFRDSMSGKTITTRNSGNCYCSPSLLIHSPETSNFSTHSVAQKYKIKNYKAQPMTTKELRATQAVNVVAILFVASNSPDVIVYLASLLSPKFSAFGLYHNTFKLCIELQDLLHVCNLSVNLFIYLKFNTKFYKTFKALILQSG, from the coding sequence ATGGCGGACACAAACAATACTAGTGTGTATATTAATGGTGACTGGATCAACGAGTCTGCTTCTTATTTCATAAGCGTAATTGTTTTACAACTTTCAATCAAAGTCCCCGCAAGAGTGTTTGGAATGGTCACTAACATTATGGCACTGGTCACGTTTTGCAGAAGTGGTCTGAGCGATGGTATATCTGTTTGCTTCATGGCCTTGACCTTGTCCGATAAACTGTGCCTTCTCTCGAATCTCCTGGCTTCCATATTGGGATATTTAGACCTAGAAGTCCGTGTCAAACCTTACATAGACCTGTACTACGTCAGCTACATCTTTCCATTCTACGGTCTCCTGTTCTACAACATCTCCACATCAATCACAGTGTTTCTAGCTATACAAAAATGTTGCTGTATTTCTTTACCTTGGAACTTCAAAAGTTACTTTTCAAAACGTCGCTGTGTGGCTGCAGTCTGTTGTATCTATCTGTCAGGTTTTATTTTGTACGTTCCGTTTACAGCTACAGCGTTCCCTTTCGTGGAAGCCTTTGATTTGACCACGAACTCGACCAGACTGACCTTTGCATGGTCAGCAGTTTACTTACAAGACGTTTTCCCCGTGCTCAAAGCTATCAACTACATCTCTATACCTTTTATAGCTGAAATCCTTGTGTTGATAAGCACTGTTGTATTAGCCACTAAACTGAAAGAATCGGTCAAGTTTCGTGACTCGATGTCCGGAAAGACAATTACAACTCGAAACTCAGGCAATTGTTATTGTTCGCCGAGTCTTCTAATTCACTCCCCTGAAACATCCAATTTCTCAACGCATTCGGTGGCCCAAAAATATAAGATTAAAAACTACAAGGCGCAGCCAATGACAACCAAGGAGTTGAGAGCAACTCAAGCTGTGAACGTCGTCGCCATTTTGTTCGTTGCCAGCAACTCTCCGGACGTCATTGTGTACTTGGCGTCACTTCTGTCACCGAAATTCTCAGCTTTTGGTCTTTATCACAACACTTTTAAATTGTGCATTGAACTTCAGGATCTTCTTCACGTCTGTAACCTATCAgtgaatttgtttatttacttAAAGTTCAACACTAAGTTCTATAAAACTTTCAAGGCCTTGATTCTTCAGAGTGGTTAA
- the LOC106053527 gene encoding uncharacterized protein LOC106053527: MLALLTFRKSGLRDGISVCFMALTLSDKLSLLANTLANLVGYFDLELHIKPYISLYYVSYIFPFYGLMFYNISTMITVFLAIQKCCCISLPWNFKSYFSKRRCIAAVCGINFVCCILNIPFTATAFPFVEAFDSTTNSTRLTFAWTKAYRYDVFPVLKAINYISIPFIAEILVLISTVILATKLKESVKFRDSVSGKTFLTRSSNSDNISSSLRTQLNSPQASNIKIYSGKNVAAQPMSTKELRATQAVNVVAILFVATNSPDVIVYMASLLFPQFSSQGFYHNTFRLCIELQDLLHVLNLSVNLFIYLKFNTKFFKTFKALFLPCFSN, translated from the coding sequence ATGCTTGCACTGTTAACATTTCGTAAGAGTGGATTACGGGATGGTATCTCAGTTTGCTTTATGGCATTGACCTTGTCTGATAAACTAAGCCTCTTGGCGAATACTCTGGCCAACTTGGTGGGATATTTCGACCTGGAGCTTCATATCAAGCCTTACATCAGTCTATACTACGTCAGCTACATCTTTCCATTCTACGGTCTCATGTTCTACAACATCTCCACAATGATCACAGTGTTTCTAGCCATACAAAAATGTTGCTGTATTTCTTTACCCTGGAACTTTAAAAGTTACTTTTCCAAACGTCGCTGCATCGCTGCAGTGTGTGGAATCAATTTTGTATGTTGCATTTTGAACATTCCCTTCACCGCAACAGCGTTTCCTTTCGTGGAAGCCTTTGACTCGACCACAAATTCGACCAGACTGACATTTGCCTGGACAAAAGCTTACCGTTATGACGTTTTCCCAGTACTCAAAGCTATCAACTACATCTCTATACCTTTTATAGCTGAAATCCTTGTGTTGATAAGCACTGTCATATTAGCCACTAAACTGAAAGAATCGGTCAAGTTTCGTGACTCAGTGTCAGGAAAGACAtttcttactagatctagtaactctGATAATATTTCTTCCTCTCTGAGAACACAACTAAATTCACCCCAAGCCTCTAATATCAAAATCTATTCTGGCAAAAATGTTGCCGCCCAGCCAATGTCTACAAAAGAGTTGAGAGCAACTCAAGCGGTGAATGTTGTCGCCATTTTGTTCGTTGCTACCAACTCTCCTGACGTCATTGTGTATATGGCGTCCCTGCTCTTCCCACAATTCTCATCGCAAGGGTTCTACCACAACACTTTCAGATTGTGTATCGAGCTCCAGGATCTTCTTCATGTTTTGAACTTGTCTgtgaatttgtttatttacttGAAATTCAACACTAAGTTCTTTAAAACCTTTAAGGCTTTGTTTTTACCATGTTTCAGCAATTAG